The segment GAGCGACGATGGAATGCGTGTTTTGCCGTGAAGACGGCGGCGAGCTGCTCTGGCGGGACGATGCGCTGCGCGTCGTCCTCGCGACGGGCGAGCACGACTACCCGGGCTTCTGCCGGGTGATCTGGGGCGCGCACATGGCCGAGTTCTCCGATCTCGGCGAGCCCGAGCGGGCACACCTGATGCGCGTGGTCTACGCGGTCGAGCGGGCGGTGCGCCGCGTGATGCAGCCGAACAAGGTGAATCTCGCGAGCCTCGGCAACATGGTGCCGCACGTGCACTGGCACGTGATCCCGCGCTTCTCGAACGACGCCCATTTCCCGCAGCCCGTGTGGGCGCCGCGCCAGCGCAGCGTGTCCGAGGCGCTGCTGCGCACGCGCGCCGCGCAGGCCTCGCTGCTGCACAATGCGGTGCGCGAGGAAATTCAACGAACGACCGATTCGAGGCAGCCATGAGCGGTTTGACTTCCACGACGCCGATTCCGTCCGGCGTCGTCGTGCACGCGGTATCGCGCGTGCTCGAATTGCAGTACCCGAACGGCGACAGCTACCGGATTCCGTTCGAGCTGATGCGCGTCTATTCGCCGTCGGCCGAGGTGCGCGGCCACGGGCCCGGCCAGGAGACGCTGCAGACGGGCAAGCGCGAGGTGACGATCACCGCGCTCGAAGGCGTCGGCAACTATGCGCTGCAACCGACCTTCTCCGACGGCCATTCGACCGGCATCTACTCGTGGGACCTGCTGTACGAACTGGCGACGCAGCAGGACGCGCTGTGGCGCGACTATTTCGACAAACTGAAGGCGGCGGGCGTCGATCGCGACGCCCCGATGCAGGCGGCCACGGCGCCGCACGGCCACTGCCACTGAAATCGACGGCGCCCGCTCGGCGCCGTCTTGCCATTTACTGAGGATCAACGCGATGAGCAAAACCCACTTCGGCTTCGAAAGCGTCGAGGAAAACGAAAAAGCGAAGAAAGTGGCGGGTGTGTTCCATTCGGTCGCGAGCAACTACGATCTGATGAACGACCTGATGTCGGCGGGCATGCACCGCGCGTGGAAGGCGTTCACGATCGCGCAGGCGAACGTGCGCCCCGGCTACAAGGTGCTCGATATCGCGGCCGGCACCGGCGACCTGACCAAATCGTTCGCGAAGGCGGCCGGGCCGACGGGCGAGGTCTGGCACACGGACATCAACGAATCGATGCTGCGCGTCGGCCGCGACCGGCTGCTCGACAAGGGCATCGTGACGCCGTCGCTGCTGTGCGACGCCGAGAAAATTCCCTTTCCGGACAACTACTTCGATGTCGTCACGGTCGCGTTCGGGCTGCGCAACATGACGCACAAGGACGCCGCGCTGGCCGAGATGCGCCGCGTGACGAAGCCCGGCGGCCGCGTGATGGTGCTGGAATTCTCGAAAGTCTGGGACCCGCTGAAAAAAGCGTACGACCTGTATTCTTTCAAAGTATTACCGTGGCTTGGCGACAAATTCGCGAAAGATGCTGAAAGTTACCGGTATCTTGCCGAATCTATCCGGATGCACCCCGATCAGGACACGCTGAAGACGATGATGGAACAAGCGGGCCTCGATGCCGTCAAATATTACAATTTGTCAGGTGGCGTGGTAGCTTTACACATGGGAACCAAGTACTAAGGGGTTCTTTCCATACATTCGCCTTACATCTGGAGAAAGTGATGTCCGAATCGCGTTCGTTGTTCAACCGTAGCAAGCCGTCGAAGCCGTGGGCTCGACGGGTCGGCACGCTGCTGATGGTCGGCCTGCTCACGGCCGGCACGTTCGCATCGCTCGACGCCGAAGCCAAGCGCATGGGCGGCGGGCGCAGCATCGGCCGCCAGAACTCCACCGTCACGCAGCGCCAGGCCACGCCGCCCGCGCAGCAGCCGATGCAGCAGGCCGCGCCGTCGCAGGCGCAGCGTGCCAATCCGGCCGCGCCCGCGCCGGCCGCGCAGCCCAACCGCTCGCGCTGGCTCGGGCCGATCGCGGGCCTCGCGGCCGGTCTCGGCATCGCGGCGCTGCTGTCGCACTTCGGCCTCGGCGAGGCATTCGCCGGCATGATGTCGAACATCATCGTGATCGCGCTGCTCGCGATGGTCGGCATCTGGCTGGTGCGCAAGTTCATGAACCGCCGTCGCACGCAGGAGCCGTCGTATTCGGTCGGCGGCTCGGCATCGTCGTCGGGCGGCTACTCGCAAAGCCCGTCGTTCCAGCAGGGCAACACCGGCAGCAACTATGCGGGCAGCGGCAGCAGCTACGCGAACGAAGCGCAGGGCGTGTTCGGCGGCGGTGCCGCGGCTGCCGGCGCGGCAGCGGGTGCGACGGCTGCGGCCGCACCGCTCCAGGTGCCGGCCGGCTTCGACACCGAAGCGTTCCTGCGCAGCTCGAAGGTCTATTTCGTGCGCCTGCAGGCCGCGTGGGACCAGGGCAACCTGGCCGACATCCGCGAGTTCACGACGCCCGAAATGTTCGCGGAGATCAAGATCGACCTCGATTCGCGCGGCAACGAGTCGAACCAGACCGACGTCGTGCAACTCGACGCGGAACTGGTCGCGATCGAGGATCGCGGCATCGAGCAGTCGGCGAGCGTGCGCTTCCACGGCCTGATCCGCGAATCGGCGAATGCGTCGGCCGCGCCGTTCGACGAAGTGTGGAACCTGTCGAAGTCGGGCAGTCAGGGTTGGCTGCTCGCGGGCATCCAGCAACTCAACACGCACTGAGCGTGACCGGCGGCCCGTGCCGCCGGACGCCCGGGCGACGGCCGCCGCACTGCGACCGCTTGCCGCCCGGGTGTACGGTCGGGCACGGTCTGCCGACGATCCGACGTTACAATAGAAACCCGCGTGGGCGCCCGGCCTGCGCGGGTTTTTTCTTTCCCAGCCCGATGACCTTTGCCGCCAAGCCTTTTGCTGCTGCTGTCAATCACCTGCTCGCGCGCGAATCGTGGGCGCGCGACCGCCTGATTCCGTATGCGGGCAAGACTGCCCGGATCGACGTATCCCCCGTCACGCTCACGCTGCTGGTGCAGCCGGACGGCTATCTGTCGGCTGTCGACGCGCACGATGCGCAACAGGTCGACGTGTCGATCGCACTCGCGGGCGACACGGTCGCCGCGTTCCTGCAGGGCGGCCAGGCGGCCGTGATGAAGCACGTGAAGATCGAGGGCGATGCAGAGTTCGCGACGCAGATCGCGAAGCTGGCCGAGCACCTGCGCTGGGAACCGGAAGAAGATCTTGCGAAGCTGGTCGGCGACGCGGCGGCGTACCGGATCGCGACGGTCGTGCGCGATGCCGGCGCTCGCGCGCGACGCACGGGCCGCAACGTGCTCGATTCCGTCGCCGAATACTGGCTCGACGAGAACCCGCAAGTCGTCCGGCGCACGGCGCTCGGAGGCTTCGACGCCGAACTGGCGCGCGCACGCGATGCGCTCGCGCGGGTCGAAAAGCGGGTCGAGCGACTCGAACAAAAAATCGGCACGCGCACGGGTTCCGGCCCGCGCGGCGCGCACTGAGGGCCGCAGGGCATGCGCATTTTCCGTTTCATCAAGATTGTCTACACCGTCATCCGCTTTGGTCTCGACGAAGTGATGCTGTCCCGGATCGACGACCGGCGCGTGAAGCTGCTGCTGCGGATCACGACGATCGGCCGCCGCTATTCCGATCCGCCCGCCGTGCGGCTGCGTCGTGCGCTCGAAAGCCTCGGCCCGATCTTCGTGAAGTTCGGCCAGGTGCTGTCGACGCGTCGCGACCTGCTGTCGGTCGATTTCGCGAACGAACTCGCGAAGCTGCAGGACCAGGTGCCGCCGTTCGATTCGGCGGTCGCGATCGCGATCATCGAGAAGTCGCTCGGTGCGCCGGTCGACGAGTTGTTCGACGAATTCGAGCGCGAGCCCGTGGCGAGCGCGTCGATCGCGCAGGTGCATTTCGCGAAGCTCAAGCAGGGCGTGCACGCGGGCAAGGCCGTCGCCGTGAAGGTGCTGCGCCCGAACATGCTGTCGGTGATCGATTCGGATCTCGCGCTGATGCGCGACATCGCGATCTGGACCGAGCGGATGTGGGCCGACGGCCGGCGCCTGAAGCCGCGCGAGGTTGTCGCCGAATTCGACAAGTACCTGCACGACGAGCTCGACCTGATGCGCGAAGCCGCGAACGGCAGCCAGTTGCGCCGCAATTTCGCGGGCCTCGACCTGCTGCTCGTGCCCGAGATGTTCTGGGATTTCTCGACGTCGCAGGTGCTCGTGATGGAGCGCATGACCGGCGTGCCGATCAGCCAGGTCGAGACGCTGCGCTCGGCGGGCGTCGACATCAAGAAGCTCGCGCGCGAAGGCGTCGAGATCTTCTTCACGCAGGTGTTCCGCGACGGCTTCTTCCATGCGGACATGCACCCCGGCAACATCCAGGTGAGCCTCGACCCGAACACGTTCGGTCGCTACGTCGCGCTCGATTTCGGGATCGTCGGCGCGCTGTCCGATTTCGACAAGAACTACCTCGCGCAGAACTTCCTCGCGTTCTTCAAGCGCGACTACCACCGCGTCGCGACGCTGCACCTCGAATCGGGCTGGGTGCCGCCCGAGACGCGCGTCGAGGAGCTCGAAAGCGCGATCCGCGCGGTGTGCGAACCGTATTTCGACCGTGCACTGAAGGATATCTCGCTCGGCCAGGTGCTGATGCGCCTGTTCTCGACGTCGCGCCGCTTCAACGTCGAGATCCAGCCGCAACTCGTGCTGCTGCAGAAGACGATGCTGAACGTCGAAGGGCTCGGCCGCTCGCTCGACCCCGAACTCGACCTGTGGAAGACCGCGAAGCCGTACCTCGAGCGCTGGATGACCGAGCAGATCGGCCTGCGCGGCTGGTACGAGCGCTTCAAGGTCGAGGCGCCGCAGTGGAGCAAGACGCTGCCGCAACTGCCGCGCCTGATCCACCACGCGATGGCGGCGCGCCATGACGCGCCGCGCGCCGCGAGCGAGGACCTGATGCGCCAGGTCCTCGTCGAACAGAAACGTACCAACCGGCTGCTGCAGGCGCTGCTGATCTTCGGTCTTGCCGTCGGCGTCGGGGCGCTCGTCGCGCGCGTGCTGCTCGCGCTCGCGTACGGCGCATGACCGAAAGGAGCGGCGCGATGTCCGATCCGAAGCAACCGGCCGCGCCGACGGCCGCCGATTTCGCGACGCGAGACCCCGGCAACGCGTCGTTCTGGGACGAGCGTTTCGCGCGCGGCGTGACGCCGTGGGAATTCGGCGGCGTACCGGACGGCTTTCGCGTGTTCGCGCATCGGCTCGAGTCGTGCGCGGTGCTGATCCCCGGCTGCGGCAGCGCGCAGGAGGCCGGCTGGCTTGCCCAGGCCGGCTGGCCCGTGCGTGCGATCGATTTCGCCGCGCAGGCGGTGGCCACCGCGAAGGCGCAGCTCGGTGCGCATGCGGACGTCGTCGAGCAGGCCGATTTCTTCGCATACCGGCCGCCGTTCGACGTGCAGTGGGTGTACGAGCGCGCGTTCCTGTGCGCGCTGCCGCCGAGCCTGCGCGCCGACTATGCGGCGCGGATGGCCGAACTGCTGCCGGCGGACGGGTTGCTGGCCGGCTATTTCTTCCTGATGGCGAAACCGAAGGGCCCGCCGTTCGGGATCGAGCGTGCCGAACTCGACGCGCTGCTCGCGCCGCACTTCGAACTGATCGAGGATTTGCCCGTCGCGGACTCGCTGCCGGTGTTCGAAGGGCACGAGCGCTGGCTCACGTGGCGCCGCCGCTGATGCCCGGGCGTCGCGGTCGATACCGGGGCGCGCCAGGGTTTCGGCTATAATTCAAGGTTTTGCAAGCCGTTTCCAGTTTCCGCGGGAAAAATATCATGCCGATCTACGCCTATCGATGCGAAGCGTGTGGTTTCGCGAAGGACGTGCTCCAGAAGATGAGCGACGCGCCGCTGTCGCAGTGTCCGGAATGCGGGAAGGATGCGTTTCGCAAGCAGGTGACTGCCGCGGGCTTCCAGCTGAAGGGCTCGGGTTGGTATGTCACCGATTTCCGCGGTGGCGCGGGCGGCGCCAGCGCGCCGGCGACCGCGTCGGGCGATGCGGCTGCGGCGGCGCCCGCGGCGGCGGCACCGGCAGCGGCCGCGTCGGCCGCGGCGAGTTCCGAAAGCACGACGACGACGAGCGCCGCGCCGGCACCGGCTGCAGCGCCCGCCGCCGCCAGCAGTTGAACGTCGCGGCCCGGCCGGGTCGCGACCACCCCGCGCCGCCGGCGCGGTTCATTGACGGCAGATGATGAAAAAGACGACCCTGAAATCGGTGTTTCTGACCGGCCTGCTGGTTCTCGTCCCGCTCGCGATCACGCTGTGGGTGCTCGGACTCATCATCGGCACGATGGACCAGACGCTGCTCCTGCTGCCCGAATCGTGGCAGCCCGAGCGGATGCTCGGTTTCCATCTGCCGGGGATCGGCGCGGTGCTGACGCTCGCGTTCATCTTCGTCGTCGGGCTGGCCACTCGGAACTTCATCGGCCAGAAGCTCGTCACGTGGTGGAACGCGGTCGTGCGTCACATCCCGGTGGTCGGGCCGATCTACACGAGCGTCAAGCAGGTGTCGGACACGCTGCTGTCGAGCAGCGGCAACGCGTTCCGCAAGGCGCTGCTGATCGAATACCCGCGCCGCGGCTCGTATACGATCGCGTTTCTGACCGGCACGCCCGGCGGCGACGTGCTGAATCATCTGACGGAAGAATACGTGAGCGTGTACATCCCGACGACGCCGAACCCGACGTCCGGCTTCTTCCTGATGCTGCCGAAGAGCGAAGTCATCGAACTCGACATGTCGGTCGATGCCGCGCTCAAGTACATCGTCTCGATGGGCGTGGTGGCGCCCCCGGCGCCGGCCCCGGCGCCCGCCCGCCGCCCCGTCGAGCCGCCGCTGTAAGTAAAGAATCATCGCCCGGGCCGCGCGTTGCGGCGCCCGTTGATCAAACCGAACGAAAGCAAACATCATGTCGATGCGTACTGAATACTGCGGTCTCGTGACCGAACACCTGCTGGGCCAAACCGTGTCGCTGTGCGGCTGGGTGCAGCGCCGCCGCGATCACGGCGGTGTGATCTTCATCGACCTGCGCGATCGTGAAGGCCTCGTGCAGGTGGTGTGCGACCCGGATCGCGCGGAGATGTTCGCGACCGCCGAAGGCGTGCGCAACGAGTTCTGCGTGCAGATCAAGGGCCTCGTGCGCAACCGTCCGGAAGGCACGGTCAACGCCGGCCTGAAGAGCGGCAAGATCGAAGTGCTGTGCCACGAGCTGAACGTGCTGAACGCGTCGGTCACGCCGCCGTTCCAGCTCGACGACGACAACCTGTCGGAAACGACGCGTCTCACGCACCGCGTGCTCGACCTGCGCCGTCCGCAGATGCAGCACAACCTGCGCCTGCGCTACCGCGTCGCGATCGAGGCGCGCAAGTACCTCGACGAACAGGGCTTCATCGACATCGAAACGCCGATGCTGACGAAGAGCACGCCGGAAGGCGCGCGCGACTACCTCGTGCCGTCGCGCGTGAACGCGGGCCAGTTCTTCGCGCTGCCGCAGTCGCCGCAGTTGTTCAAGCAGTTGCTGATGGTCGCGAACTTCGACCGTTACTACCAGATCACCAAGTGCTTCCGCGACGAAGATCTCCGTGCCGACCGTCAGCCGGAATTCACGCAGATCGACTGCGAGACGTCGTTCCTCGGCGAGCAGGAAATCCGTGACCTGTTCGAAGACATGATCCGTCACATCTTCAAGACGACGATCGACGTCGAGCTCGACGCGACGTTCCCGGTGATGCCGTACTCGGAAGCGATGGCGCGTTTCGGTTCGGACAAGCCCGATCTGCGCGTGCAGCTCGAATTCACCGAGCTGACCGACGCGATGAAGGACGTCGACTTCAAGGTGTTCAGCACGCCGGCCAACGCGAAGGACGGCCGTGTCGCGGCGCTGCGCGTGCCGAAGGGCGGCGAACTGTCGCGCGGCGACATCGACGGCTACACGGAATTCGTGCGCATCTACGGCGCGAAGGGCCTCGCATGGATCAAGGTCAACGAGAAGGCAAAGGGCCGCGACGGCCTGCAGAGCCCGATCGTCAAGAACCTGCATGACGCATCGATCGCGGCGATCCTCGAGCGCACCGGCGCTGAAGACGGCGACATCATCTTCTTCGCGGCAGATCGCGCGAAGGTCGTCAACGACAGCCTCGGCGCGCTGCGCCTGAAGATCGGCCATTCGGAATTCGGCAAGGCGAACGGCCTCGTCCAGGCCGGCTGGAAGCCGCTGTGGGTCGTCGACTTCCCGATGTTCGAATACGACGACGAAGATGCGCGCTACGTCGCCGCGCACCACCCGTTCACGAGCCCGAAGGACGAACACCTCGAGTACCTCGAGACCGACCCGGGCCGTTGCCTCGCGAAGGCATACGACATGGTGCTGAACGGCTGGGAAATCGGCGGTGGCTCGGTGCGTATCCACCGCGAGGAAGTGCAGAGCAAGGTGTTCCGCGCGCTGAAGATCGGCGCGGAAGAGGCGCAGCTGAAGTTCGGCTTCCTGCTGGACGCACTGCAGTACGGCGCGCCGCCGCACGGCGGTATCGCGTTCGGCCTCGACCGCATCGTCACGATGATGGCCGGCGCCGACTCGATCCGCGACGTGATCGCGTTTCCGAAGACGCAGCGTGCGCAGGATCTGCTCACGCAGGCACCGAGCCCGGTCGACGAGCGTCAACTGCGCGAACTGCACATCCGTCTGCGTCAGCCGGAACAGCCGAAGGCGTAACGCGCTTGTCGCAGGTCGTGTGCGCGGCGACGCGCATACGACGCAACTGGAAAAGGCGCAGCGATGCGCCTTTTTCATTTTTTGCGGTACAGTCGCAGCACTTGCCGCACGTTCGGAGCACATGCCCGGCGCGCGGCCCTGTGCCGCATGAAACAAAGATGACGAAGCCGCCGAAAATCCCCGAATCCGTTCTCGTCGTGATCTACACGCCCGACCTCGATGTGCTGGTGATCAAGCGTGCCGACCAGCCCGATTTCTGGCAATCGGTGACCGGATCGAAGGACACGCTCGACGAGCCGCTCGCGGTCACCGCCGCTCGCGAAGTGGCCGAGGAAACCGGCATCTCGGTCGGCACGCCGGACGTGCCGGCCGCCGCGCTCGTCGACTGGCGCCACCGGATCGAATACACGATCTATCCGCAATATCTGCACCGCTACGCACCGGGCGTCACACGCAATACCGAGCACTGGTTCGGCCTGTGCGTGCCGCATCGTGTCGGCGTGACGCTGTCGCCGCGCGAGCATGTCGATCACGCATGGCTGCCGTTCCGTGAGGCGGCCGCGCGCTGCTTCTCGCCGTCGAACGCCGAGGCGATCCTGCAATTGCCCGCGCGCGTGGCACTCGCGCGTGCGCCGCACGGCTCGTCCGCATGAATGCGGAGACCCGCAAGCGCTTCGCGCAATTGCGGCAGATGTTCCTGCAGGAACGCGGCTCCGCGTCGCGGCTCGCGTTCACGGCGGGCAACACGGTGCGGCTGTGCGAGAGCGGCGGCGAATTCTTCCGGGCCCTGATCGAACGGATCGATGCCGCGCGCGAACAGGTGATGCTCGAAACCTATATCTTCTGCGACGACGCGGCCGGCCGGCCGGTGTCGGACGCGCTGATCCGCGCGG is part of the Burkholderia pyrrocinia genome and harbors:
- a CDS encoding ubiquinone biosynthesis accessory factor UbiJ, translated to MTFAAKPFAAAVNHLLARESWARDRLIPYAGKTARIDVSPVTLTLLVQPDGYLSAVDAHDAQQVDVSIALAGDTVAAFLQGGQAAVMKHVKIEGDAEFATQIAKLAEHLRWEPEEDLAKLVGDAAAYRIATVVRDAGARARRTGRNVLDSVAEYWLDENPQVVRRTALGGFDAELARARDALARVEKRVERLEQKIGTRTGSGPRGAH
- a CDS encoding Tim44 domain-containing protein, which encodes MSESRSLFNRSKPSKPWARRVGTLLMVGLLTAGTFASLDAEAKRMGGGRSIGRQNSTVTQRQATPPAQQPMQQAAPSQAQRANPAAPAPAAQPNRSRWLGPIAGLAAGLGIAALLSHFGLGEAFAGMMSNIIVIALLAMVGIWLVRKFMNRRRTQEPSYSVGGSASSSGGYSQSPSFQQGNTGSNYAGSGSSYANEAQGVFGGGAAAAGAAAGATAAAAPLQVPAGFDTEAFLRSSKVYFVRLQAAWDQGNLADIREFTTPEMFAEIKIDLDSRGNESNQTDVVQLDAELVAIEDRGIEQSASVRFHGLIRESANASAAPFDEVWNLSKSGSQGWLLAGIQQLNTH
- a CDS encoding HIT family protein, with the translated sequence MECVFCREDGGELLWRDDALRVVLATGEHDYPGFCRVIWGAHMAEFSDLGEPERAHLMRVVYAVERAVRRVMQPNKVNLASLGNMVPHVHWHVIPRFSNDAHFPQPVWAPRQRSVSEALLRTRAAQASLLHNAVREEIQRTTDSRQP
- a CDS encoding SAM-dependent methyltransferase, yielding MSDPKQPAAPTAADFATRDPGNASFWDERFARGVTPWEFGGVPDGFRVFAHRLESCAVLIPGCGSAQEAGWLAQAGWPVRAIDFAAQAVATAKAQLGAHADVVEQADFFAYRPPFDVQWVYERAFLCALPPSLRADYAARMAELLPADGLLAGYFFLMAKPKGPPFGIERAELDALLAPHFELIEDLPVADSLPVFEGHERWLTWRRR
- the nudB gene encoding dihydroneopterin triphosphate diphosphatase — translated: MTKPPKIPESVLVVIYTPDLDVLVIKRADQPDFWQSVTGSKDTLDEPLAVTAAREVAEETGISVGTPDVPAAALVDWRHRIEYTIYPQYLHRYAPGVTRNTEHWFGLCVPHRVGVTLSPREHVDHAWLPFREAAARCFSPSNAEAILQLPARVALARAPHGSSA
- the ubiB gene encoding ubiquinone biosynthesis regulatory protein kinase UbiB, with the protein product MRIFRFIKIVYTVIRFGLDEVMLSRIDDRRVKLLLRITTIGRRYSDPPAVRLRRALESLGPIFVKFGQVLSTRRDLLSVDFANELAKLQDQVPPFDSAVAIAIIEKSLGAPVDELFDEFEREPVASASIAQVHFAKLKQGVHAGKAVAVKVLRPNMLSVIDSDLALMRDIAIWTERMWADGRRLKPREVVAEFDKYLHDELDLMREAANGSQLRRNFAGLDLLLVPEMFWDFSTSQVLVMERMTGVPISQVETLRSAGVDIKKLAREGVEIFFTQVFRDGFFHADMHPGNIQVSLDPNTFGRYVALDFGIVGALSDFDKNYLAQNFLAFFKRDYHRVATLHLESGWVPPETRVEELESAIRAVCEPYFDRALKDISLGQVLMRLFSTSRRFNVEIQPQLVLLQKTMLNVEGLGRSLDPELDLWKTAKPYLERWMTEQIGLRGWYERFKVEAPQWSKTLPQLPRLIHHAMAARHDAPRAASEDLMRQVLVEQKRTNRLLQALLIFGLAVGVGALVARVLLALAYGA
- a CDS encoding FmdB family zinc ribbon protein, whose amino-acid sequence is MPIYAYRCEACGFAKDVLQKMSDAPLSQCPECGKDAFRKQVTAAGFQLKGSGWYVTDFRGGAGGASAPATASGDAAAAAPAAAAPAAAASAAASSESTTTTSAAPAPAAAPAAASS
- the aspS gene encoding aspartate--tRNA ligase codes for the protein MSMRTEYCGLVTEHLLGQTVSLCGWVQRRRDHGGVIFIDLRDREGLVQVVCDPDRAEMFATAEGVRNEFCVQIKGLVRNRPEGTVNAGLKSGKIEVLCHELNVLNASVTPPFQLDDDNLSETTRLTHRVLDLRRPQMQHNLRLRYRVAIEARKYLDEQGFIDIETPMLTKSTPEGARDYLVPSRVNAGQFFALPQSPQLFKQLLMVANFDRYYQITKCFRDEDLRADRQPEFTQIDCETSFLGEQEIRDLFEDMIRHIFKTTIDVELDATFPVMPYSEAMARFGSDKPDLRVQLEFTELTDAMKDVDFKVFSTPANAKDGRVAALRVPKGGELSRGDIDGYTEFVRIYGAKGLAWIKVNEKAKGRDGLQSPIVKNLHDASIAAILERTGAEDGDIIFFAADRAKVVNDSLGALRLKIGHSEFGKANGLVQAGWKPLWVVDFPMFEYDDEDARYVAAHHPFTSPKDEHLEYLETDPGRCLAKAYDMVLNGWEIGGGSVRIHREEVQSKVFRALKIGAEEAQLKFGFLLDALQYGAPPHGGIAFGLDRIVTMMAGADSIRDVIAFPKTQRAQDLLTQAPSPVDERQLRELHIRLRQPEQPKA
- a CDS encoding DUF502 domain-containing protein codes for the protein MMKKTTLKSVFLTGLLVLVPLAITLWVLGLIIGTMDQTLLLLPESWQPERMLGFHLPGIGAVLTLAFIFVVGLATRNFIGQKLVTWWNAVVRHIPVVGPIYTSVKQVSDTLLSSSGNAFRKALLIEYPRRGSYTIAFLTGTPGGDVLNHLTEEYVSVYIPTTPNPTSGFFLMLPKSEVIELDMSVDAALKYIVSMGVVAPPAPAPAPARRPVEPPL
- a CDS encoding gamma-butyrobetaine hydroxylase-like domain-containing protein, with the translated sequence MSGLTSTTPIPSGVVVHAVSRVLELQYPNGDSYRIPFELMRVYSPSAEVRGHGPGQETLQTGKREVTITALEGVGNYALQPTFSDGHSTGIYSWDLLYELATQQDALWRDYFDKLKAAGVDRDAPMQAATAPHGHCH
- the ubiE gene encoding bifunctional demethylmenaquinone methyltransferase/2-methoxy-6-polyprenyl-1,4-benzoquinol methylase UbiE — its product is MSKTHFGFESVEENEKAKKVAGVFHSVASNYDLMNDLMSAGMHRAWKAFTIAQANVRPGYKVLDIAAGTGDLTKSFAKAAGPTGEVWHTDINESMLRVGRDRLLDKGIVTPSLLCDAEKIPFPDNYFDVVTVAFGLRNMTHKDAALAEMRRVTKPGGRVMVLEFSKVWDPLKKAYDLYSFKVLPWLGDKFAKDAESYRYLAESIRMHPDQDTLKTMMEQAGLDAVKYYNLSGGVVALHMGTKY